In Streptomyces liangshanensis, the DNA window GAGGCGGGGGCGCTCCTGCGTGCCCGAGACCTTCTTGCGGACGCGAATGTGACGGCGCTTGATGGCAGCGGCCTTGTAGGCCTTGCCCTTGGCGATCTTCACACCGAATGCCATGGCTACTTACCAGCCTTTCCGACCTTGCGGCGGATGACCTCGCCGGCGTACCGGACACCCTTGGCCTTGTAGGGGTCAGGCTTCCGCAGCTTGCGGATTGTGGCGGCGACCTCGCCGACCCTCTGCTTGTCGATGCCTTCGACGGAGAACTTCGTCGGTGTCTCCACCTTGAAGGTGATTCCCTCGGGGGCCTCGATGAGGATCGGGTGGCTGTAGCCCAGGGCGAACTCCAGGTTGGAGCCCTTCGCCTGGACTCGGTAACCGACACCGCTGATCTCGAGCGCCTTGACGTACCCCTGGGTCACGCCGGTGATCATGTTCGCCACCAGCGTGCGGGACAGGCCGTGGAAGGCCTTGTTCTGACGCTCGTCGTTGGGGCGCAGCACCTGAAGGGTGCCG includes these proteins:
- the rplF gene encoding 50S ribosomal protein L6, which produces MSRIGKLPIQVPAGVDVTIEGRTVSVKGPKGTLSHTVVAPIEVTKGEDGTLQVLRPNDERQNKAFHGLSRTLVANMITGVTQGYVKALEISGVGYRVQAKGSNLEFALGYSHPILIEAPEGITFKVETPTKFSVEGIDKQRVGEVAATIRKLRKPDPYKAKGVRYAGEVIRRKVGKAGK